A window of Mustelus asterias chromosome 15, sMusAst1.hap1.1, whole genome shotgun sequence contains these coding sequences:
- the LOC144504305 gene encoding endonuclease domain-containing 1 protein-like has translation MGTPSLVLFLLFPLLNPGPVQGEVIQDLSQCGWFFQGKVPPQGFDTQNRVKICQRYKNHYHFVTLYRTDLRIPVYSAYRYPCTLGVDKRLRPRPWFYEPQIDDPRASAEMMSSNDTASVYQAVDADYQGSGYDRGHLYPYSFNRKDSATATCTLTNAVPQKHKANVNWAKEAESIVFNLTKICRNSSRSMYVVTGSANSTNIKLKNKIMVPELAWTALCCTSPPAQNNDPCLNSNVVSAERNAPMVYDKDFSAAFLKRMQPEEPALRLTVGNLQQRLGVGKMFASCRGTSADDEAETFKEVTLLIKGKIPAGNRGESIGRWSWLFAVLCCLLLEVGLNWFQ, from the exons ATGGGGACGCCGAGTCTGGTTTTATTCCTCCTCTTCCCTCTCCTCAATCCCGGGCCAGTGCAGGGAGAAGTGATCCAGGATCTGAGCCAGTGTGGCTGGTTCTTCCAGGGCAAGGTGCCGCCGCAGGGTTTCGACACTCAGAACCGCGTCAAGATCTGCCAGAGGTACAAGAACCACTATCACTTTGTAACGCTGTACCGGACAGACCTGCGGATCCCGGTCTACTCCGCTTACAGGTACCCCTGCACCCTGGGTGTGGACAAGAGGCTGAGACCCAGACCGTGGTTTTATGAGCCGCAG ATCGATGATCCACGTGCCTCGGCTGAAATGATGAGCAGCAATGACACTGCCAGTGTTTATCAGGCGGTGGATGCAGATTACCAGGGTTCAGGATACGATCGAGGTCACCTTTACCCCTACTCCTTCAATAGGAAAGACAGTGCCACAGCCACCTGTACCCTCACCAATGCAGTCCCGCAGAAGCACAAAGCCAACGTGAACTGGGCAAAAGAGGCAGAATCCATAGTTTTTAACTTGACAAAGATATGCCGCAATTCCAGCCGCTCCATGTACGTGGTGACGGGTTCGGCCAATTCCACCAACATCAAACTGAAGAACAAGATCATGGTGCCCGAGCTGGCCTGGACTGCCCTTTGCTGTACCTCTCCTCCCGCCCAGAATAATGACCCCTGTCTCAATAGCAACGTGGTGTCAGCGGAGCGGAACGCGCCGATGGTGTACGATAAAGACTTTTCTGCTGCGTTCCTGAAACGGATGCAGCCAGAAGAACCGGCGCTCCGTCTAACGGTGGGAAACCTGCAGCAGCGACTGGGAGTGGGCAAGATGTTTGCGAGTTGCAGAGGAACAAGTGCTGATGACGAAGCAGAGACCTTCAAAGAGGTGACTCTGCTGATCAAGGGGAAAATTCCCGCAGGAAACAGAGGGGAATCCATCGGGAGGTGGTCATGGCTCTTTGCAGTCTTGTGTTGTCTCCTTTTGGAGGTGGGCCTGAATTGGTTTCAGTGA